The segment GCCGGGTCGCCCTCGCGCAGCACGTCGCGGTAGGCGCGTTTCAGGGCCGAGCAGGAGACGACGAGGCCGCTGCCCTGGGCGCGGGCCGCAGCGATGCGTTCGCGCAGGGCGGCCAGCCAGCCGGCCCGGTCGGCATCGTCGAGGGGGATGCCGGCCGCCATCTTGGCCACGTTTTCCGGCGGATGCACGTCGTCGCCTTCCACGTAGGGCACGTGCAAGGCGTCGGCCAGCAGGCTGCCGACGGCGCTCTTGCCGCAGCCGGACACGCCCATCACGACCCAGCGCGCGGCGGGTACGTCCACCTCAAGGCGCCGAAACGATGACGGTGACGCGGCGGTTTTCCGCCTGGCCCGCCTTGGTGGCGTTCGAGGCCACGGGTTTGCTCATGCCCAGGCCATTGACGACGATGTTGCCGCGCGCAATGCCAGCCACGCCCATCGCATCGGCCACCGCGTTGGCGCGCGCCAGCGACAGCTTGTTGTTCAGTACTTCAGCGCCTTCATTGTCCGTATGGCCTTCCACGCGCATGTGGATAATGCCCACTTTCAGCAGGGCGGCGCTGATTTTCAGGATGGCGCTGCGGCTGGGCGCCGTCAGGCTGGAGGCGCCGAAGTCGAACAGCAGCTTGTCCGTGAAGCTCAGTTCCCAGCCGTCCTCCGTCTGGCGGAAGCCCTGGTCTTTCAGGGTGGCGATCTGTTCCGCATTGAACGGCGATTTCACTTCAGGCGTGCTTTGGCAGGCGGCCAGCAGGCCCACGAAGAACAGGCCGAGGAAGCCGAGACGTAATTGCTTGTAGATAAACTGCATGGTGTTGCTCCTTGGTTCAGGGGTGAGTATGGGGTTGCGGCAGGCGCGCCACCTGGCGCGTGCCGCGCTGCGCCTGCTTGGCGCGGTACATGGCTTCGTCCGCCGCGCCGACCAGCGAGATGGCGTCGATGGCGTGATCGGGGAAGACGGCCACGCCAATGGTCAGCGAGCTGACGATGCTGTTGCCGGTGGGCAGTTCAATGGCTTGCGCCATGGCGGCGATGATATTGTCGGCGATGTGCATGGCGTCGCTGCTGTTGCGCAGCGGCTTGAGCACGATGGCAAATTCGTCGCCGCCCAGGCGCGCCACCAGGTCGCCTTCGCGCAATTGCTGCTTGATGCGCGCGGCGATGGTCACCAGCACCCGGTCGCCCGAGGCATGGCCGAAGGTGTCGTTGATGTACTTGAAGCGGTCGCTGTCGAGGAAGAGCACGGCCACCTTGCCATTGCCGATCCGCGCTTCGAGGATGGCGCGTTCCAGTTCCGCTTCCATGAAGGCGCGGTTCGACAGGCCCGTCAGGCTGTCGTGGTTGGCGCGGTGCGACAGCGAGGCGTGTTCCTTTTGCAGATGGCTTTGCCACGCTTCCAGTTCGTCGAGCAGGGCATTGAAGTCGTCATTGATCTGGTTCAGCTCGGCAATATTGGCGGGCGGCACGCGCAGTTCGAACGAGCGGTCGCGCCGCACCCGGTGCGCCGTTTCGGCCAGGTGGCGCAGCGGCGACGTGATTTCGGTCTCCATGCGGCGCGACAGGCGCACGGCGACGACCAGGCTCAGCACCAGGCAAGCGAGCAGGCAGGTCAGGCCGCTGAGCAGGAAGGGCAGCAGGCTGCGGCTGTGCGGCACCAGGGTGATGTTGCCGATGGCCTGATCATTGCGCGTGATGGGAAAGGTCAGCGAATCGGGCAGCATCCAGCCCGTCAGCGCGCGTTCGATGTAGTAGCGCGTGCCGTGTTCGCCACGTTCCCAGCGGGCCAGCACCTTGCCGGCCTGGTCGCTCACCTGCGCCTGGTCGATATCTTCGTTGACGCCGATCAGGGCCAGCGCTTCCTTGGCCGCCATGGCGTCGCCAAAGACGACGGCTCCTTCCACCGTGTAGCTCATCGAGCGGGCCACCAGGCGCAGGTTCTGGTCCGAATACACGCGCAGGGCCAGCAGCGCCACGGCCGTCAGGGTCAGGCCGGCCGCCAGCACGGCGATCAGCGACACGCTCAGGTGGGCGCGCCGCAGCACGCTGTCGAGCGTGGGGCGGGGCGGGCGGGCGCGTTTGTTGCTCATGCGGGCGCTCATGGCGGCGGTCCCTTGCGACGTGCAATTTGCAAGGCGTTCGGATGCACGCGCAGGCCGCTGCGGGCGATGGCGTCGAGGTTGACGTCAAAACCGATCTGCGCCTCGTTCAGGCGCAGGCAGAACATGGTGCCCACGGCGCAGGAGCTGCCCGGTTCGGCGACCGACAGGATAGGTTTGCCGATGATCTGCGCCAGCAGATGCTCGCGTTCGCCCTCGGGCAGGCTGCCCATGTAGACGACGTCGCATTCGCCGGCCGCGCTTGCCACGGCCGGGATCTTCACGCGGATGCGCTGGCCCAGGCTCGAGGCGGGCATGTCGACGATGGCCGCGCCGTAGTGGGGAGTACCGAGCATGCAGACGCGCACTTCCTGGCGCGCCACGGGCCAGCGCACATAGCTGACGATGCCGAACAGGACCTGGGCCACTTCGGCCGACCGCCTGTCTGCCGCCGCGCCCGTTTGCGCCCACGCCGCGCACGGCGCCAGCGCACCGCTGGCGAGCAGCGAGGCGAGCAGCACGACGGCGAGCAGGACGGGCGGCGCGCAGCGCTGCCGGTGGCGAGGGGAGGAGGGCACGGCGTCGTTGTCTTTATGCAGGTCGGGGCGCTATTCAGTTACTCGGCAAGACAGACTCTACGGAAGTCCATGCCGAAAGTAAATCACGGCGCTAGGCCGTAAAACCTTGCATTATAAACACGAATGCGAAAAATTGCATTCTTTACCATGAAGATTACCCGGTCGACATTGTTTTTACACTACAGATTGTTGCTACTCTTCCAGTGTTGCTTCCAGCAAGTCAATTTCGCGCAGCAGACGCAGGTGGATGGTGTCGTCCAGCTCGCCCGAGATGCGGCGGCGGAACAGTTCATCGCGCTCCGCATTGAGCGCTTCCAGGCGCAGCGAGCGCTCGGCCCTGGCCAGTTCCTGCAGCCGCATCGCCTCGTCGTTGCTGCTTTCGCCATACGCGAGGCGGCGCCGGTAGGCTTCGATCAGGCGGTTGGCCGCCTCCGTGACGACTTGTTGCTTGTCATTCTTGTCGATGCCTTCGCACACCTTTTCCAGCCGCGCGATGGCCGCTTCGGCGGCGGCGGCGCGGGCGTTGCGTTCTTCCGTCGAGCGGCGCGCGGGCGGCGCGAACACGAGGCCCTTGGTCAGCAGGGGCAGGGTGACGCTGGCCAGCAGCAGCGACAATAAAATCACGCCCATGGCCAGGAAGATGACGAGATCGCGCGCGGGAAAGCGCGTGCCGTCGGGCAGGAACAGGGGCAGGGTCAAAATGCCGGCCAGGGTCAGCGCTCCGCGCACGCCCGCAAACGAGGCCACCAGCAGCAGGCGCAGGCTGGGGCGGGCCAGCAGCGCCGCGTCCTTCGGTTCGCCCGCCACTTTCTTGTGGTGCTTGAACAGGGTCAGTTTCATGGAAATGAAGACCCAGAGAAAGCGCATGAAGGTCAGCCCCACCGTGATGGCAATGACGAACAGCGGCAATTTCCAGGCGCTGCCGGCGCCGACCTCCATCGATGCTGCCGGCAAGCCGGCAACCGTGGCGGGCAGTTGCGCGCCCAGCATGACGAAGATCACGCCATTCAAGACCAGTTGCACGGTATCCCACACGGCCTTGCGCTGGGTGCGCGTGGCGGCCAGCGGGCGGCCGATCAGGTCGGCGTAATGCATGGACACGCCCGCCGTGGCGGCGGCCAGGATGCCGGAGCCGTGGATTTGCTCGGCGCCCAGGTAGGCGGCAAACGGGATCAGGATGCTGATGAGGATTTGCAGGCCCGGCTCTTCGCCGACCTTGCTTACCAGCCATTTATTCGCCAGGCCCACACCCCACGAGATGGCCAGGCCGATGACGATGCCGCCGCCTGCTTCTTGCAGGAAACTGAGCGAAGCGGCGCCGATGGAAAAGCCGCCCGTCATCATGGCGCCCACGGCAAACGTGAAGCAGACGAGACCCGACGCGTCGTTGAGCAGGGATTCGCCTTCGAGAATGTGCATCAGGCGCGGCGGGATCGGATTGCCGGCGGCAATCGCCGACACGGCCACGGGGTCCGTCGGCGAGAGGATGGCGCCCAGCGCGAAGGCGACGGCCAGCGGCACGCTGGGAATGAGCCAGTCGATGAAAAAGCCCATGCCCAACACGGTAAACAGCACGAGGCCGATGGCCAGCATCAGGATAGAGCGCGCATCGGAAAAGAAGGCGCCCTTGGGAATGCGCCAGCCGTCGAGAAACAGCAGCGGCGGGATGAAGAGCAGGAAGAAAATGTCGGGATCGAGCGGCACTTGCACGCCAAATACGGCCAATCCCGTACCGCCGGCGATCTGGATCAGCGGCAACGGCAGCTTGACCCAGCGCGAGCGGGCGAGAAAGCCGCACAGGACGACGGTCAATACGAGGATGAGGATGATGGTAACGGTATGCATGAAGGAGCGGCGGCGTGCTGAAACGCTGATTATAAGGCGCAGCCCGCCTGCAGGCGGCACCTGCGTGTCATTGCGTACATACAACAAGTCACAATCGCGGTAAGATTCTCCCATTCATTGCCACAATCTGCCCTGCTGCCGCCGTCCGTGCGCGGCAGGCGCGTGCCTGGCCTTTTACCGGACTCCTGTTTTGCTCAAGAAAATCTTCACCGGCCTGCTGCTGTCGCTGGCATTGCTCATCGTCGCGGCCCTGGCCGCGTATCTGTACTACTGGCGCCCTGCGCTGGCGCCCATCGATCCGCCTGCCGCCACGGCATTTTCCCCGCAAGTGGTGGAGCGGGGCCGCATCCTGGCCGGCATGGGCAATTGCGCCGCCTGCCATACGGCCAAGGACGGCGCCGAGTACGCGGGCGGCCACGGCCTGGCCACGCCGTTCGGCACGATCCATGCGACGAACATCACGCCGGACAGGCAGACGGGCATCGGCCGCTGGTCGCTGGCCGCCTTCCGGCGGGCCATGCGCGAAGGCGTGGGCCGCGATGGCGCCCATCTGTATCCCGTCTTTCCGTACACCCATTTCAACCTCGTTTCGGACGCGGACCTGACGGCCCTGTACGCGTATTTCATGACGCGCCCGCCCGTGTACGCCGTGGCGCCCGCCAACAGCCTGCCTTTCCCCCTGAACTTGCGGCCCTTGCAGGCGGGCTGGAAGCTGCTGTTCTTCAAGCCGACCGGCTTTCAGCCGGATCCCGCGCAAGGGCTGGACTGGAACCGGGGCCGCTACCTGGCCGAAGGCCTGGCCCATTGCGCCGCCTGCCACACGCCGCGCAATGCGCTGGGCGCCGAACTGGCCGGCTCGTCCTATCTGGGCGCGGCCATCGACCACTGGTATGCGCCGGCCTTGACCAGCGCCAACACGGCACCCCTGCCGTGGACGCAGGACGAGCTGTACGCCTTTTTGCGCACGGGTGCGACGGCCCTGCACGGCGTGGCGGCAGGGCCCATGTCGGCCGTCGTGCACGAAGGCATGGGCGCTTCGCCCGATAGCGATATCCGCGCGCTGTCCGTGTATTTTGCGGGCGTGGCCGGGGCGGAGCAACGCCAGGTCGATACCGATACCGTGGTGAAAGCCGGCATCAAGCGTTCGCAGCGCGTCAGCCTCGTCGACAACGACCGTGGCGCCAGCCTGTACGTGGCCGCCTGCGCGTCGTGCCATTCGAACAGCGATGGCAAGCCTGCGGCGCTGCGTCCGGAACTGAGCCTGAACAGCGCCGTCAGCGCGCCCGATCCCGCCAACCTGATCCAGGTGATACTGCACGGCATCAGCAAGGACGAGGCCATGCCCGGCGTGCTGATGCCCG is part of the Janthinobacterium sp. 67 genome and harbors:
- a CDS encoding gluconokinase; this translates as MGVSGCGKSAVGSLLADALHVPYVEGDDVHPPENVAKMAAGIPLDDADRAGWLAALRERIAAARAQGSGLVVSCSALKRAYRDVLREGDPALRFAHLDGPRAVLESRLHRPGHFMPASLLDSQLATLQPLQADEAGIVLDIRQPLAVLVEQILQAP
- a CDS encoding OmpA family protein, whose translation is MQFIYKQLRLGFLGLFFVGLLAACQSTPEVKSPFNAEQIATLKDQGFRQTEDGWELSFTDKLLFDFGASSLTAPSRSAILKISAALLKVGIIHMRVEGHTDNEGAEVLNNKLSLARANAVADAMGVAGIARGNIVVNGLGMSKPVASNATKAGQAENRRVTVIVSAP
- a CDS encoding diguanylate cyclase domain-containing protein, with translation MSNKRARPPRPTLDSVLRRAHLSVSLIAVLAAGLTLTAVALLALRVYSDQNLRLVARSMSYTVEGAVVFGDAMAAKEALALIGVNEDIDQAQVSDQAGKVLARWERGEHGTRYYIERALTGWMLPDSLTFPITRNDQAIGNITLVPHSRSLLPFLLSGLTCLLACLVLSLVVAVRLSRRMETEITSPLRHLAETAHRVRRDRSFELRVPPANIAELNQINDDFNALLDELEAWQSHLQKEHASLSHRANHDSLTGLSNRAFMEAELERAILEARIGNGKVAVLFLDSDRFKYINDTFGHASGDRVLVTIAARIKQQLREGDLVARLGGDEFAIVLKPLRNSSDAMHIADNIIAAMAQAIELPTGNSIVSSLTIGVAVFPDHAIDAISLVGAADEAMYRAKQAQRGTRQVARLPQPHTHP
- a CDS encoding YfiR family protein, whose amino-acid sequence is MPSSPRHRQRCAPPVLLAVVLLASLLASGALAPCAAWAQTGAAADRRSAEVAQVLFGIVSYVRWPVARQEVRVCMLGTPHYGAAIVDMPASSLGQRIRVKIPAVASAAGECDVVYMGSLPEGEREHLLAQIIGKPILSVAEPGSSCAVGTMFCLRLNEAQIGFDVNLDAIARSGLRVHPNALQIARRKGPPP
- a CDS encoding Na+/H+ antiporter — protein: MHTVTIILILVLTVVLCGFLARSRWVKLPLPLIQIAGGTGLAVFGVQVPLDPDIFFLLFIPPLLFLDGWRIPKGAFFSDARSILMLAIGLVLFTVLGMGFFIDWLIPSVPLAVAFALGAILSPTDPVAVSAIAAGNPIPPRLMHILEGESLLNDASGLVCFTFAVGAMMTGGFSIGAASLSFLQEAGGGIVIGLAISWGVGLANKWLVSKVGEEPGLQILISILIPFAAYLGAEQIHGSGILAAATAGVSMHYADLIGRPLAATRTQRKAVWDTVQLVLNGVIFVMLGAQLPATVAGLPAASMEVGAGSAWKLPLFVIAITVGLTFMRFLWVFISMKLTLFKHHKKVAGEPKDAALLARPSLRLLLVASFAGVRGALTLAGILTLPLFLPDGTRFPARDLVIFLAMGVILLSLLLASVTLPLLTKGLVFAPPARRSTEERNARAAAAEAAIARLEKVCEGIDKNDKQQVVTEAANRLIEAYRRRLAYGESSNDEAMRLQELARAERSLRLEALNAERDELFRRRISGELDDTIHLRLLREIDLLEATLEE
- a CDS encoding cytochrome c, which gives rise to MLKKIFTGLLLSLALLIVAALAAYLYYWRPALAPIDPPAATAFSPQVVERGRILAGMGNCAACHTAKDGAEYAGGHGLATPFGTIHATNITPDRQTGIGRWSLAAFRRAMREGVGRDGAHLYPVFPYTHFNLVSDADLTALYAYFMTRPPVYAVAPANSLPFPLNLRPLQAGWKLLFFKPTGFQPDPAQGLDWNRGRYLAEGLAHCAACHTPRNALGAELAGSSYLGAAIDHWYAPALTSANTAPLPWTQDELYAFLRTGATALHGVAAGPMSAVVHEGMGASPDSDIRALSVYFAGVAGAEQRQVDTDTVVKAGIKRSQRVSLVDNDRGASLYVAACASCHSNSDGKPAALRPELSLNSAVSAPDPANLIQVILHGISKDEAMPGVLMPGFAASLTDNDVAQLAAYLRRSRSHQPAWTNLEAAVARARAGK